In a single window of the Acyrthosiphon pisum isolate AL4f unplaced genomic scaffold, pea_aphid_22Mar2018_4r6ur Scaffold_20837;HRSCAF=22278, whole genome shotgun sequence genome:
- the LOC103311972 gene encoding piggyBac transposable element-derived protein 4-like, producing MKIPTGNKDRFVKVRPMFDCVLKRCRELVKERNLSIDEQIVPFTGHLNVKQYCKGKPNPWGIKIFMLCGASGVIYDFIIYQGSETEFCPRFKNKFGLGASVVLQLTEHIEENKHFLFFDNYFASYNLFEVLLQRKIFAASTIRVDRFSKPPFLNDKVLASTGKGATHEIRNDENTIALLKWYDSKSVHIASNFIASGNVDNVEHGGIKNQKNMIQLNVQK from the coding sequence ATGAAAATTCCAACTGGTAATAAAGATCGATTTGTAAAAGTTCGTCCCATGTTTGATTGCGTTCTAAAAAGATGTAGAGAACTAGTAAAAGAGCGTAACCTATCAATCGATGAACAGATTGTTCCATTCACTGGCCATTTAAATGTGAAACAATATTGCAAGGGAAAACCAAATCCGTGGGGCATTAAAATTTTCATGTTGTGTGGCGCCAGTGgcgtaatttatgattttattatctatCAAGGCAGCGAGACCGAATTTTGTCctcgatttaaaaataaatttggtttAGGCGCTTCAGTTGTTCTACAACTAACAGAACATATCGAAGAAAATAAGCACTTTTTATTCTTCGATAATTATTTTGCTAGTTATAATTTGTTCGAAGTATTGTTGCAACGGAAAATATTTGCAGCATCAACCATACGAGTGGATAGATTTTCAAAGCCCCCGTTTTTGAACGATAAAGTGCTTGCTTCCACAGGGAAAGGGGCAACACATGAAATTCGCAATGACGAAAATACTATCGCACTGTTAAAATGGTATGACAGTAAATCGGTTCACATTGCATCAAATTTTATTGCATCTGGAAATGTAGACAATGTCGAACACGGTgggataaaaaatcaaaaaaatatgatacagtTGAACGTCCAGAAGTAA
- the LOC100571943 gene encoding uncharacterized protein LOC100571943 — protein sequence MSKKVINVNQKGNRDAVVSLNEIHLPKVGPASTTTVQLATPRRPKKRCNTKKKFDNCSRILPSEKSFDKFMTNEKIMEIALSMYPGNAFGHIDCIIQPIKTPKTMGWQWSVKETGGVNINRNWRPGAIPLDVAEIIEKVRSGTIGPLPGRNLMKLK from the exons atgtctaaaaaagtGATTAATGTAAATCAAAAAGGAAATAGGGACGCCGTAGTTTCTCTGAATGAAATTCATCTCCCTAAAGTTGGTCCAGCATCCACAACTACTGTACAGTTGGCCACGCCTCGTCGCCCAAAGAAGAGATgtaatacaaagaaaaaattcgACAACTGTTCCCGGATATTGCCTTCTGAAAAATCTTTTGACAAATTCATGACTAATGAGAAAATTATGGAAATCGCCTTGTCAATGTATCCTGGTAACGCATTTGGCCATATAGATTGCATAATACAACCGATAAAAACCCCAAAAACAATGGGATGGCAATGGTCAGTTAAAGAAACCGGTGGTGTAAAt ATAAATCGAAATTGGAGACCTGGTGCCATACCTTTAGATGTCGCTGAAATTATTGAGAAGGTTCGATCAGGAACTATTGGCCCACTGCCCGGGAGaaatttgatgaaattaaaataa
- the LOC107882244 gene encoding piggyBac transposable element-derived protein 4-like yields the protein MANKLKPQEIYELLDGYNSELDTLDDSDDEQAPNELHQMNEEGQFPNEVLETLLAEFNATETFFENETNDEPNAEVDLNLNYTHQVLNYFDKILRMDVTAKNEIKWVSQPFVPPKLSIDDIIDFETMALFTNMYAHQNTFSWKKNTDKYEIRTFIALHILTGCLRFARISMSNFHVIDNMKIPTGNKDRFVKVRPMFDCILKRCRELVKERNLSIDEQIVPFTGHLNVKQYCKGKPNPWGIKIFMLCGASGVIYDFIIYQGSETEFCPRFKNKFGLGASVVLQLTEHIEENKHFLFFDNYFASYNLFEVLLQRKIFAASTIRVDRFSKPPFLNDKVLASIGKGATHEIRNDENTIALLKWYDSKSVHIASNFIASGNVDNVEHGGIKNQKNMIQLNVQK from the exons atggctaataaattaaaacctcAAGAGATTTATGAACTGCTGGATGGTTACAATTCTGAGTTAGATACGTTAGACGACAGTGATGATGAACAAGCCCCAAATGAATTACACCAGATGAACGAAGAAG gaCAATTTCCGAATGAAGTTTTGGAAACACTACTTGCGGAGTTTAATGCGActgaaacattttttgaaaatgaaaccAATGATGAGCCAAATGCCGAGGTTGATTTAAATCTTAACTATACACATCAGGTATTGAACTATTTTGATAAGATTTTACGAATGGATGTTACtgcaaaaaatgaaataaaatgggTCTCACAACCTTTCGTCCCTCCAAAACTTTCAATAGACGATATTAT TGATTTTGAAACTATGGCATTATTTACAAACATGTATGCACATCAAAATACGTTCTCGTGGAAAAAAAATACCGATAAATATGAGATACGAACTTTTATTGCGTTACATATACTGACTGGTTGTTTACGTTTTGCTAGAATTTCGAT GTCTAATTTTCACGTTATAGATAACATGAAAATTCCAACTGGTAATAAAGATCGATTTGTAAAAGTTCGTCCCATGTTTGATTGCATTCTAAAAAGATGTAGAGAACTAGTAAAAGAGCGTAACCTATCAATCGATGAACAGATTGTTCCATTCACTGGCCATTTAAATGTGAAACAATATTGCAAGGGAAAACCAAATCCGTGGGGCATTAAAATTTTCATGTTGTGTGGCGCCAGTGgcgtaatttatgattttattatctatCAAGGCAGCGAGACCGAATTTTGTCctcgatttaaaaataaatttggtttAGGCGCTTCAGTTGTTCTACAACTAACAGAACATATCGAAGAAAATAAGCACTTTTTATTCTTCGATAATTATTTTGCTAGTTATAATTTGTTCGAAGTATTGTTGCAACGGAAAATATTTGCAGCATCAACCATACGAGTGGATAGATTTTCAAAGCCCCCGTTTTTGAACGATAAAGTGCTTGCTTCCATAGGGAAAGGGGCAACACATGAAATTCGCAATGACGAAAATACTATCGCACTGTTAAAATGGTATGACAGTAAATCGGTTCACATTGCATCAAATTTTATTGCATCTGGAAATGTAGACAATGTCGAACACGGTgggataaaaaatcaaaaaaatatgatacagtTGAACGTCCAGAAGTAA
- the LOC103311974 gene encoding uncharacterized protein LOC103311974, translating into MVLRDWLSYSPSENKIYCLHCMLFGKHPQKAWVQDGFRQFKNGSIAIITHATTTIHVDAALQVKLKTSVLTLIPSLVEEKKKQVSLNRGIVSQLIDIKTFLGQHSLAFRGYREQWTNIVEGNVKDMLILLSKHSPDISMHITNIQMKSRKELSFISWDRQNTLINAIAQEIINIIKCEIQSARFFSISIDSTFDISRTEQVSFIIRYVEESGKINERLIAMKDSAITTGQALFNLFSGVMDQHSLNWKSYLVGQSFDGAASMSG; encoded by the coding sequence ATGGTGTTAAGAGATTGGCTTTCATATTCTccaagtgaaaataaaatatattgtttacattgTATGCTGTTTGGTAAACATCCACAAAAAGCGTGGGTACAAGACGGGTTTCGACAGTTTAAAAATGGAAGTATTGCCATTATAACCCATGCAACTACTACTATACATGTGGATGCTGCCCTACAAGTAAAATTAAAGACATCAGTCTTGACTTTAATTCCATCATTAGTtgaagaaaagaaaaaacaagTGTCTTTAAATAGAGGAATAGTAAGCCAACTTATAgatataaaaacatttcttGGACAACACTCTCTTGCTTTCAGAGGATATAGAGAACAATGGACAAATATTGTAGAAGGTAATGTTAAAGATATGCTTATTTTACTTTCTAAACATTCACCAGATATTTCTATGCACATTACCAATATTCAAATGAAATCTAGAAAAGAATTATCATTCATTAGTTGGGATCGTCAAAACACATTAATAAATGCTATTGCtcaagaaattataaatattataaaatgtgaaatacaGAGTGCTCGTTTCTTTAGTATCAGTATTGATTCTACATTTGACATTTCTAGAACAGAAcaagtttcttttattatacGGTATGTTGAAGAATCAGGTAAAATTAATGAAAGATTAATTGCTATGAAAGATTCTGCTATTACAACTGGACaagcattatttaatttattttctgggGTGATGGATCAGCATAGTCTCAATTGGAAGTCATATCTTGTGGGACAGTCATTTGACGGCGCTGCTAGTATGTCTGGGTGA